A stretch of the Archangium violaceum genome encodes the following:
- a CDS encoding sensor histidine kinase codes for MTEAEGRLRLCDFIRAQRTVILEDWERAVRRIPSARQLDSPQLLNHLPLLLDRVASLVEDVHTGERGSLEELPEIHALQRLDVGADLEQVTNEFALLRASVLRLYGRYLGGHGAGDVELLLREVERFDTLFDEAVSIAVSRYTRARERLLVALDRISEAALGTEDLDSFLERLLRVALETTEAVDSVTLLLREGDALRTRASVGLVLGGDLAGKIAAERRPLEVRSVQLLQERGTRALYGVPLIAGEELLGVALMGSTTAFEFSNEDKLLFRAMVGRATALLVQTRLATREREAREETRTRDELLRLFNAEAERQSETLALLDALLSTAPIGLSFVDQALRYVRLNRMLADIHGVPMERALGRTVREVLPDEETNALEPLLRQVFQTGKPLRDVELTLSSKVDAGRPHHFLVSIYPVRDRRDEVHWVGMVVVDITERQRTEAELRRAAEFRERFLGIVSHDLRNPLNAILLSATTLMCSEDLPARHLKAVRRVVTSTERMARMIGELLDFTRGRLGGGIPVSPQPMNLRHLVRHVMEELEAGHPGRELHLEAEGDFQGAWDPDRLAQVVGNLGKNALDYSPEETPVRFTLRDEGESVVLEVNNGGTPIPAEQLATIFEPFRRLTRASPHPASGLGLGLYIIESIVRGHGGTISVRSSAEEGTTFTVRLPRHAVRADLSAAISPLPSGEGRGEGIG; via the coding sequence GTGACCGAAGCCGAGGGGCGGCTCCGCCTCTGTGACTTCATCCGGGCGCAGCGCACCGTGATCCTGGAGGACTGGGAGCGCGCGGTGCGGCGGATTCCCTCTGCCCGGCAGCTCGATTCCCCCCAGCTGCTCAACCACCTGCCGCTCCTGTTGGATCGGGTGGCGAGCCTGGTGGAGGACGTCCACACCGGCGAGCGGGGCTCGCTGGAGGAGTTGCCGGAGATCCACGCGCTGCAGCGGCTGGACGTGGGGGCGGACCTGGAGCAGGTGACGAACGAGTTCGCCCTGCTGCGCGCCAGTGTCCTGCGGCTCTACGGGCGGTACCTGGGAGGGCACGGCGCGGGTGACGTGGAGCTGCTGCTGCGGGAGGTGGAGCGCTTCGACACGCTATTCGACGAGGCCGTGTCCATCGCCGTCTCCCGCTATACGCGGGCCCGGGAGCGCCTGCTGGTGGCGTTGGATCGCATCTCCGAGGCGGCGCTCGGCACGGAGGACCTGGACTCCTTCCTGGAGCGGCTGCTGCGCGTGGCGCTGGAGACGACCGAGGCGGTGGACTCCGTCACTCTGTTGTTGCGCGAGGGCGACGCGCTCCGGACGAGGGCCTCGGTGGGCCTGGTGCTGGGCGGGGACCTCGCCGGGAAGATCGCCGCCGAGCGGCGGCCACTGGAGGTGCGCTCGGTCCAGCTGCTCCAGGAGCGGGGGACGCGAGCCCTCTACGGGGTGCCGCTCATCGCCGGGGAGGAGCTGCTCGGCGTGGCCCTCATGGGCAGCACCACCGCCTTCGAGTTCTCCAACGAGGACAAGCTCCTCTTCCGGGCGATGGTGGGGCGGGCCACGGCCCTGCTGGTGCAGACCCGGCTCGCCACCCGCGAGCGCGAGGCGCGGGAGGAGACGCGGACGCGCGACGAGCTGCTGCGCCTCTTCAACGCCGAGGCCGAGCGGCAGTCCGAGACGCTCGCGCTGCTGGACGCGCTGCTGTCCACCGCGCCCATCGGCCTGTCCTTCGTGGACCAGGCGCTGCGCTACGTGCGCCTCAACCGCATGCTCGCGGACATCCACGGCGTGCCCATGGAGCGGGCGCTGGGGCGCACCGTGCGCGAGGTGCTCCCCGACGAGGAAACCAACGCCCTGGAGCCCCTGCTGCGCCAGGTCTTCCAGACGGGCAAGCCCCTGCGGGACGTGGAGCTGACCCTCTCCTCGAAGGTGGACGCGGGCCGGCCCCACCACTTCCTGGTGAGCATCTACCCGGTGCGGGACAGGCGGGACGAGGTGCACTGGGTGGGCATGGTGGTGGTGGACATCACCGAGCGCCAGCGCACCGAGGCGGAGCTGCGCCGGGCGGCGGAGTTCCGCGAGCGCTTCCTGGGCATCGTCTCGCATGACCTGCGCAACCCGCTCAACGCCATCCTCCTGTCCGCCACCACGCTGATGTGCTCCGAGGATCTGCCCGCGCGCCACCTCAAGGCCGTGCGCCGCGTCGTCACCAGCACCGAGCGCATGGCGCGGATGATCGGCGAGCTGCTGGACTTCACGCGTGGGCGGCTGGGGGGAGGCATTCCCGTGTCACCCCAGCCGATGAACCTCCGCCACCTCGTCCGGCACGTGATGGAGGAGCTGGAGGCCGGCCACCCCGGGCGCGAGCTGCACCTGGAGGCGGAGGGCGACTTCCAGGGGGCGTGGGATCCGGATCGGCTCGCCCAGGTGGTGGGCAACCTGGGGAAGAACGCGCTCGACTACAGCCCCGAGGAGACGCCCGTGCGCTTCACGCTGCGCGACGAGGGAGAGAGCGTCGTCCTGGAGGTGAACAACGGGGGGACACCCATTCCGGCCGAGCAGCTCGCCACCATCTTCGAGCCCTTCCGGCGGCTCACCCGGGCGAGCCCGCACCCGGCCTCGGGCCTGGGACTGGGCCTCTACATCATCGAGAGCATCGTCCGCGGCCACGGGGGCACCATCTCGGTGCGCTCCAGTGCGGAGGAGGGCACCACCTTCACCGTGAGGCTCCCCCGGCACGCGGTGCGCGCTGACTTGTCCGCGGCCATTTCCCCTCTCCCCTCGGGAGAGGGACGGGGTGAGGGTATCGGGTGA
- a CDS encoding type II toxin-antitoxin system RelE family toxin, which translates to MHRSVYTVDISPPAWTQLAHLTLETYRRIREELDAVAVSLTQQGHRAGPSARPNKVKTDEQAPPKLSVVVDDAVVLYDVDHSSRRVLLLEVERRLPRKLSPGE; encoded by the coding sequence ATGCACCGTTCCGTCTACACCGTCGACATCAGCCCTCCCGCGTGGACCCAGCTCGCCCATCTGACGCTGGAGACCTACCGCCGTATCCGCGAGGAGCTGGATGCCGTCGCAGTCTCCCTCACGCAGCAGGGGCACCGCGCCGGGCCCAGCGCCAGGCCCAACAAGGTGAAGACGGACGAGCAGGCTCCCCCCAAGCTGTCGGTGGTGGTCGATGACGCCGTCGTCCTCTACGACGTGGACCATTCGAGCCGGCGGGTGCTGCTGCTCGAGGTGGAGCGTCGTCTCCCCCGGAAGCTCTCGCCAGGGGAGTGA
- the argJ gene encoding bifunctional glutamate N-acetyltransferase/amino-acid acetyltransferase ArgJ, whose product MRHQAPSPSPRGTAIPSTNLTFPSAEAHRNWLEGQSALPRGFRVGRTSLEFMPVEVAKPAKMNLTLIVLDEPTPSFAALFTRNAFPGAPVLIGRERLKEPTLGAVVVNNKVSNVCAPGGVEASERLCAAVAGKLGLSASHVLPCSTGVIGWRLPVDAMVEAVPQAVSALDTGSVMPAAEGIMTTDLYPKVRRATVGSGSIVGIAKGAGMIEPNLATMLVFLMTDVDVPREALRTTLHAVTQRTFGCISVDSDTSTSDSVALLSSRKVPCPSLPEFEAALERVCADLAEDIVRNGEGVHHVMRVRVRGAPSEEVARGIGKSVVNSPLFQCAVNGNDPNVGRLVAAIGKYVGAHHPEVDLSRCTLRLGSRVILEHGAFRLDNEAEKALVAHMKGAELYASVPPADGLTFRPPVSFPPHERAVEIEVDLGTGPAASTVLGADRSHEYISENADYRS is encoded by the coding sequence TTGCGGCACCAAGCGCCATCCCCCTCGCCACGAGGTACCGCCATTCCCAGCACGAACCTGACCTTCCCGTCCGCCGAGGCCCACCGGAACTGGCTGGAGGGCCAGTCCGCCCTTCCGCGCGGCTTCCGCGTCGGACGCACGAGCCTCGAGTTCATGCCCGTCGAGGTGGCGAAGCCCGCGAAGATGAACCTGACACTCATCGTGCTCGACGAGCCGACGCCGTCGTTCGCGGCGCTGTTCACCCGGAACGCCTTCCCGGGAGCGCCGGTGCTCATCGGGCGCGAGCGGCTGAAGGAGCCCACGCTGGGCGCGGTGGTGGTGAACAACAAGGTGAGCAACGTGTGCGCGCCAGGAGGCGTCGAGGCCTCCGAGCGGCTGTGCGCGGCGGTGGCGGGGAAGCTGGGGCTGAGCGCCTCGCACGTGCTGCCCTGCTCGACGGGCGTCATCGGCTGGCGCCTGCCGGTGGACGCGATGGTGGAGGCGGTGCCCCAGGCGGTCTCCGCGCTCGACACGGGCTCGGTGATGCCCGCCGCCGAGGGCATCATGACGACGGACCTGTACCCCAAGGTGCGCCGGGCCACGGTGGGGAGCGGGAGCATCGTGGGGATCGCCAAGGGGGCGGGGATGATCGAGCCCAACCTGGCGACCATGCTCGTCTTCCTGATGACGGACGTGGACGTGCCGCGCGAGGCCCTGCGCACCACGCTGCACGCGGTGACGCAGAGGACCTTCGGCTGCATCAGCGTGGACAGCGACACGAGTACGTCGGACTCGGTGGCGCTGCTGTCGTCGAGGAAGGTGCCCTGCCCGAGCCTCCCGGAGTTCGAGGCCGCGCTGGAGCGGGTGTGCGCGGACCTGGCCGAGGACATCGTGCGCAACGGCGAGGGCGTGCACCACGTCATGCGCGTGCGGGTTAGGGGGGCGCCGAGCGAGGAGGTGGCGCGGGGCATCGGCAAGTCGGTGGTGAACTCGCCGCTGTTCCAGTGCGCGGTGAACGGGAACGATCCGAACGTGGGCCGGCTGGTGGCGGCCATCGGCAAGTACGTGGGAGCGCACCACCCCGAGGTGGACCTCTCGCGCTGCACCCTGCGCCTGGGAAGCCGGGTCATCCTCGAGCACGGAGCCTTCCGGCTCGACAACGAGGCCGAGAAGGCGCTGGTGGCCCACATGAAGGGCGCCGAGCTCTACGCGAGCGTGCCGCCGGCGGACGGGCTCACCTTCCGCCCGCCGGTGTCGTTCCCTCCGCACGAGCGCGCGGTGGAGATCGAAGTGGACCTCGGCACCGGCCCGGCGGCCAGCACGGTGCTCGGCGCGGACCGGAGCCACGAGTACATCAGCGAGAACGCGGACTACCGCAGCTGA
- a CDS encoding PAS domain-containing sensor histidine kinase, giving the protein MGAEDGHTPVGIAHLEQAAQQAQMGRYGALASLGQLALQGLSLTSLVREALAQILESLELSQGVLLEHLAGGRFQCVASFGASLEPGRILEPSELGGWRTLLATRSLTAEVFGQEARVPLTPLGTGARGILVRLPDALGETVALLALAVYPERRLDVDTISFLQAVAHILGAAITRERQERTRREEVARLEALLERSPLVICLKGPDGRYAYVNRRFAAYLRRSVDEVLGRTDEELFPSDMARRLRAHDDEVRASGEARELEEELELPEGALFFLVERFPLHDPSGGPAVLGLMATDISGLKRAERELRRVEAELRQMVDGLHDQGIIMLDAEGRVASWSRGAERLKGYRTEEIIGRSVTFIHEGELSHPGMVREMLAQAAEDGRAEFESWCIRKDGTRFLSEDTVFPLWSRDGEVRGFSVVSRDVTERHLSRTRLERSEARYRLVSRATRESIWEWELLQNRMEWGEQALGRLGYAEEEDASHPSWWEARIHPADREEVLAGLVHVLEDGEERWSAEFRFLRGDGSYAWVRSQGYVVREDGRPVRLIGAMADITRRRRAEEARSRLYLEAQEAIRLRDEFLSVASHELKTPITPLQLHLQTLRVLASKGSAAFAAERVTRKLELAEHQVRRLARLVDDLLDISRLNSGRMELRFETVDVARLVRELLERQRTALQNSGSEVRLQLRDARMARVDPMRLEQILTHLLANAAKYGRGKPIDVTLEGDEAGYCIRIRDRGIGIAPEDQQRIFERFERAASERHYGGLGLGLWIVRRIAMHLGGSIEVRSQPGEGATFEVRLPRFPLEARPTGEPDAPIPMMT; this is encoded by the coding sequence GTGGGAGCAGAGGACGGCCACACTCCAGTGGGAATTGCCCACCTGGAGCAGGCGGCACAGCAGGCCCAGATGGGGCGGTATGGCGCGCTGGCGAGCCTGGGGCAGCTCGCCTTGCAGGGACTCTCCCTGACGAGCCTCGTGCGTGAGGCGCTCGCCCAGATCCTCGAATCCCTGGAGCTGTCCCAGGGCGTGTTGCTGGAGCACCTCGCCGGGGGCCGTTTCCAGTGTGTGGCCAGCTTCGGAGCCTCCCTGGAGCCCGGTCGAATCCTGGAGCCGTCGGAGCTCGGCGGGTGGCGGACGCTCCTCGCGACGCGCTCCCTCACCGCGGAGGTCTTTGGCCAAGAGGCGCGGGTCCCTCTCACGCCGCTCGGGACGGGCGCGCGAGGGATTCTGGTCCGGCTGCCGGATGCCCTGGGGGAGACCGTGGCCCTGCTGGCTCTCGCGGTGTACCCGGAGCGGCGCCTCGACGTGGATACCATCTCCTTTCTCCAGGCCGTCGCCCACATCCTCGGAGCGGCCATCACCCGCGAGCGCCAGGAGCGGACGCGACGGGAGGAGGTGGCCCGGCTCGAGGCACTCCTCGAGCGCTCACCCCTGGTCATCTGCCTGAAGGGGCCGGACGGACGCTATGCCTATGTGAATCGCCGGTTCGCCGCCTACCTGCGCAGGTCCGTGGACGAGGTGCTCGGACGCACCGACGAGGAGCTCTTCCCCTCGGACATGGCTCGGAGGTTGCGCGCCCATGACGACGAGGTGCGGGCCTCGGGCGAGGCGCGGGAGCTCGAGGAGGAGCTCGAGCTGCCCGAGGGAGCCCTGTTCTTCCTGGTGGAGCGCTTCCCGCTTCACGACCCGAGCGGTGGGCCGGCGGTCCTCGGACTGATGGCCACCGATATCTCCGGCCTGAAGCGGGCCGAACGGGAGCTGCGGCGCGTCGAGGCGGAACTGCGCCAGATGGTGGATGGGCTCCACGATCAAGGCATCATCATGTTGGACGCGGAGGGCCGGGTGGCGAGCTGGAGCCGCGGCGCGGAGCGGCTCAAGGGCTACCGGACGGAGGAGATCATTGGCCGCTCGGTGACCTTCATCCATGAGGGCGAGCTCTCTCATCCCGGCATGGTGCGCGAGATGCTGGCGCAAGCCGCGGAGGATGGCCGCGCCGAGTTCGAGAGCTGGTGCATCCGCAAGGACGGCACGCGGTTCCTCTCCGAGGATACGGTGTTCCCGCTGTGGTCACGAGACGGCGAGGTCCGGGGGTTCTCGGTGGTGAGCCGGGACGTCACCGAGCGCCACCTGTCGCGGACGCGGCTGGAGCGCAGCGAGGCGCGCTACCGACTGGTGAGCCGCGCCACGCGCGAGTCCATCTGGGAATGGGAGCTCCTCCAGAACCGGATGGAGTGGGGCGAGCAGGCGCTGGGACGGTTGGGGTACGCCGAGGAAGAGGACGCCAGTCATCCGAGCTGGTGGGAGGCGCGCATCCACCCGGCGGACCGGGAGGAGGTGCTGGCGGGGCTGGTGCATGTGCTCGAGGACGGAGAGGAGCGCTGGAGCGCCGAGTTCCGCTTCCTGCGAGGGGATGGCAGCTACGCCTGGGTGAGGTCCCAGGGCTATGTGGTGCGCGAGGACGGTCGGCCGGTGCGGCTCATCGGAGCCATGGCGGACATCACCCGCCGGCGGCGGGCCGAGGAGGCGCGGAGCCGCCTCTACCTGGAGGCTCAGGAGGCCATCCGCCTGCGTGACGAGTTCCTCTCGGTGGCCTCGCACGAGCTGAAGACTCCCATCACCCCCCTCCAGCTCCACCTGCAGACGCTGCGCGTGCTGGCCTCGAAGGGGAGCGCCGCCTTCGCCGCCGAGCGGGTCACGCGCAAGCTCGAGCTCGCCGAACACCAGGTGCGGCGGCTGGCCCGGCTCGTCGATGATCTGCTCGACATCTCCCGGCTCAACTCCGGGCGGATGGAGCTGCGCTTCGAGACCGTCGACGTGGCCCGCCTGGTGCGCGAGCTGTTGGAAAGGCAGCGGACAGCGCTCCAGAACAGTGGCTCGGAGGTGCGGCTCCAACTCCGGGATGCGCGCATGGCCCGGGTGGACCCGATGCGGTTGGAGCAGATCCTCACCCACCTGCTCGCCAACGCGGCGAAGTACGGGCGGGGCAAACCCATCGATGTCACGCTCGAAGGGGACGAGGCCGGGTACTGCATCCGGATCCGCGACCGGGGCATTGGCATCGCACCGGAGGACCAGCAGCGCATCTTCGAGCGCTTCGAGCGTGCCGCCTCCGAGCGCCACTATGGGGGGCTCGGCCTGGGGCTGTGGATCGTCCGGCGGATCGCGATGCACCTCGGGGGCTCCATCGAGGTCCGGAGCCAGCCGGGAGAGGGCGCCACCTTCGAGGTACGCCTGCCGCGTTTCCCGCTCGAGGCGCGCCCCACCGGTGAGCCGGACGCACCGATACCGATGATGACGTGA
- a CDS encoding N-acyl-D-amino-acid deacylase family protein has protein sequence MTASPYELIIANGLFFDGRGSPPRVRHLGIRDGRISAVSESPLPHGPGARVIDATDRWVMPGFIDLHTHYDAEVELAPSLSESVRHGVTSVMVGSCSLSLAVGTPEDLADQFCRVEAIPYDTVRSLLERKKDWETHGEYLAHLDGMPLGPNVGSFVGHSAIRAHVMGLERSLDRTVKPSSEELARMETLLREGLDEGYAGLSIMTLKWDKIGGSRAIRSQPLPSTFASWSEYRRFTRILRERGRVFQGVPNITTKVNVFLFLWESVGLLRQPLKTTVISMMDSRANRGIHWQVGLLSRFFNRLLKADFRWQALPEIFDLWSDGIDLVVFEEFGAGAAALHLQDAAERKRLLEDPKYRARFKRQWKSRLLPKVFHRDFNQSRILKAPDPSLVGRSFADIARERGQDVVDTFLDLVARHGPELRWYTVMANDRPRELESIVSHPDVLIGFSDAGAHLRNMAHYNFPLRMLRLVREAEKRGEPVMSMERAVHRLTGELADWLGLDAGTLAPGRRADVVVMDPERLGAGLDVPRESTMEGFDGFARLVNQNGGAVETVLINGRLAVHGGALQPELGRERGFGRVLRV, from the coding sequence ATGACTGCTTCGCCGTACGAGCTCATCATCGCCAATGGCCTCTTCTTCGACGGGCGGGGCAGCCCTCCGCGCGTGCGGCACCTGGGCATCCGCGATGGACGGATCTCCGCCGTCAGCGAGTCGCCGCTGCCGCACGGGCCCGGGGCGCGCGTCATCGACGCCACGGACCGCTGGGTGATGCCCGGCTTCATCGACCTGCACACCCACTATGACGCCGAGGTGGAGCTGGCGCCCTCGCTCTCCGAATCCGTGCGCCACGGTGTCACCTCGGTGATGGTGGGGAGCTGCTCGCTCAGCCTCGCGGTGGGCACCCCCGAGGATCTCGCCGATCAGTTCTGCCGGGTGGAGGCCATCCCCTATGACACCGTGCGCTCGCTGCTCGAGCGCAAGAAGGACTGGGAGACGCACGGCGAGTACCTCGCGCACCTGGATGGGATGCCGCTGGGCCCCAACGTGGGCTCCTTCGTGGGCCACTCGGCCATCCGCGCCCATGTGATGGGACTGGAGCGCAGCCTGGACCGCACGGTGAAGCCCTCCTCCGAGGAACTGGCCCGGATGGAGACCCTGCTGCGCGAGGGGCTCGACGAGGGCTACGCCGGCCTCTCCATCATGACGCTGAAGTGGGACAAGATTGGAGGCAGCCGCGCCATCCGCAGCCAACCCCTGCCCTCCACCTTCGCGAGCTGGTCCGAGTACCGCCGCTTCACGCGCATCCTCCGCGAGCGGGGCCGCGTCTTCCAGGGCGTGCCCAACATCACCACCAAGGTGAACGTCTTCCTCTTCCTCTGGGAGAGCGTGGGGCTGCTGCGCCAGCCGTTGAAGACGACGGTCATCTCCATGATGGACAGCCGCGCCAACCGGGGCATTCACTGGCAGGTCGGCCTGCTGTCCCGCTTCTTCAACCGGCTCTTGAAGGCGGACTTCCGCTGGCAGGCGCTGCCGGAGATCTTCGATCTGTGGTCGGACGGCATCGACCTGGTGGTCTTCGAGGAGTTCGGCGCGGGAGCGGCGGCGCTGCACCTGCAGGATGCGGCGGAGCGCAAGCGCCTGCTGGAGGACCCGAAGTACCGGGCCCGCTTCAAGCGGCAGTGGAAGAGCCGGCTGCTGCCCAAGGTGTTCCACCGGGACTTCAACCAGTCCCGGATATTGAAGGCGCCGGATCCATCGCTGGTGGGGCGCTCGTTCGCGGACATCGCCCGGGAGCGGGGGCAGGACGTGGTGGACACCTTCCTGGACCTGGTGGCGCGCCATGGCCCGGAGCTGCGCTGGTACACGGTGATGGCCAATGATCGGCCGCGCGAGCTGGAGTCCATCGTGAGCCACCCGGACGTGCTCATCGGCTTCTCGGATGCGGGGGCGCACCTGCGCAACATGGCGCACTACAACTTCCCGCTGCGGATGCTGCGGCTGGTGCGCGAGGCGGAGAAGCGCGGCGAGCCGGTGATGTCCATGGAGCGCGCGGTGCACCGGCTCACCGGGGAGCTCGCCGACTGGCTCGGGCTGGACGCCGGGACGCTCGCGCCGGGCCGCAGGGCCGATGTGGTGGTGATGGACCCGGAGCGGCTCGGCGCCGGGCTGGACGTGCCCCGGGAATCCACGATGGAGGGCTTCGACGGCTTCGCGCGGCTGGTGAACCAGAACGGTGGCGCGGTGGAGACGGTGCTCATCAACGGCCGGCTCGCGGTGCATGGCGGCGCGCTCCAACCGGAGCTGGGCCGGGAGCGCGGCTTCGGGCGGGTGCTGCGCGTGTGA
- the coaA gene encoding type I pantothenate kinase: MSVPKHQSASMFVDFERETWRALRAATPLPLTAEEVEGLRGLGEHLDLEEVADVYLPLSRLLNLHVSATQSLWAAQQAFLGGITQKVPFIIGIAGSVAVGKSTTARILQALLSRWPDHPHVELVTTDGFLFPNRVLTERGIMHRKGFPESYDRRALVRFLAELKAGRAEVTAPVYSHLVYDIVPDQVVTIRRPDILILEGLNVLQTGPVEGGKLPHTFLSDFFDFSLYVDAHEQDIRRWYVDRFLRLRQTAFRDERSFFRRFAELTEEQAIARAESVWGEINGPNLAQNIAPTRSRARLILVKGSDHKVRRVRMRKL, translated from the coding sequence ATGTCCGTCCCCAAGCACCAGTCCGCGTCCATGTTCGTCGACTTCGAACGTGAGACGTGGAGGGCCCTGCGCGCCGCGACCCCGCTCCCCCTCACCGCGGAGGAGGTCGAGGGGTTGCGCGGGCTGGGGGAGCACCTGGACCTGGAGGAGGTGGCGGACGTCTACCTGCCGCTCTCCCGTCTGCTCAACCTGCACGTGTCGGCGACGCAGAGCCTCTGGGCGGCGCAGCAGGCGTTCCTCGGCGGCATCACCCAGAAGGTGCCGTTCATCATCGGCATCGCGGGCAGCGTCGCGGTGGGCAAGAGCACCACGGCGCGCATCCTCCAGGCGCTGCTCTCGCGGTGGCCGGATCACCCACACGTGGAGCTGGTCACCACGGACGGGTTCCTCTTCCCCAACCGCGTGCTCACCGAGCGCGGCATCATGCACCGCAAGGGCTTTCCGGAGAGCTACGACCGGCGCGCCCTGGTGCGCTTCCTCGCCGAGCTCAAGGCCGGACGCGCCGAGGTGACCGCGCCCGTCTACTCACACCTCGTCTACGACATCGTCCCCGACCAGGTGGTGACGATCCGCCGGCCGGACATCCTCATCCTGGAGGGGCTCAACGTGCTGCAGACGGGGCCGGTGGAGGGCGGGAAGCTGCCGCACACCTTCCTCTCGGACTTCTTCGACTTCTCCCTCTACGTGGACGCGCACGAGCAGGACATCCGCCGCTGGTACGTGGACCGCTTCCTGCGCCTGCGGCAGACGGCGTTCCGTGACGAGCGCTCCTTCTTCCGGCGCTTCGCCGAGCTCACCGAGGAGCAGGCCATCGCCCGCGCCGAGTCCGTGTGGGGGGAGATCAACGGGCCGAACCTGGCGCAGAACATCGCGCCCACGCGCTCCCGGGCGCGGCTCATCCTCGTGAAGGGGTCCGATCACAAGGTGCGCCGCGTCCGCATGCGCAAGCTCTGA